The proteins below are encoded in one region of Parvicella tangerina:
- a CDS encoding PaaI family thioesterase produces MDTVKGLYDKFNNVDKGLDFELTVHGPGDIEYRTTIAEKHLSSPGVGHGAITAAMMDAVLGTTALTAVYDDGNLVSTVEFKVNYFKPTFLGDKLIGKGEIEFQGKSLICTSAKIFKEETGELVSKALGTFNIYPMEKRGLKKPVKTI; encoded by the coding sequence ATGGATACTGTAAAGGGACTCTACGACAAGTTTAACAATGTGGACAAAGGCTTAGACTTTGAACTTACTGTTCACGGTCCGGGTGACATTGAGTACAGAACCACGATTGCTGAAAAGCATTTGAGCAGTCCAGGTGTTGGCCATGGAGCAATTACTGCCGCTATGATGGATGCTGTTTTGGGAACAACTGCATTAACAGCGGTTTATGATGATGGTAATCTAGTGAGCACGGTAGAATTTAAGGTTAATTACTTCAAACCAACTTTTCTGGGAGACAAGTTAATTGGAAAGGGTGAAATTGAATTCCAAGGAAAAAGCCTGATCTGTACCAGCGCTAAGATCTTTAAAGAAGAAACTGGAGAGTTAGTTTCTAAAGCACTTGGAACCTTCAACATCTACCCTATGGAGAAAAGAGGTCTAAAAAAGCCTGTGAAAACTATTTAA